One segment of Salvia splendens isolate huo1 chromosome 20, SspV2, whole genome shotgun sequence DNA contains the following:
- the LOC121782590 gene encoding putative 12-oxophytodienoate reductase 11 — translation MGTSSFSYTTAFSLLPKFQQKILICKNMGNTAEEKPQIPLLTPYKMGNFQLSNRVVLAPLTRQRSFNNVPQPHAVLYYSQRATKGGFMLSEATGVSDTAQGYPETPGIWTKEQVEAWKPIVDAVHAKGAVFFCQIWHVGRVSNTGFQPNGQAPISSTDKELTPQIRSNGIDIARFSPPRRLTTDEIPQIVNDFRIAARNAIEAGFDGIEVHGAHGYLIDQFLKDGVNNRTDQYGGSLENRCRFAREIIEAVTAEVGADRVGIRLSPFANYMESGDSDPTTLGLHLAETLSRYGILFCHMVEPRMKTVGEKSECPHSLVPMRRVFKGTFIVAGGYDREDGNKAVEEDRADLVAFGRHFLANPDLPKRFEVNAPLNKYDRNTFYIPDPVVGYTDYPFLDETA, via the exons ATGGGCACTTCATCATTTTCCTACACCACTGCATTTTCACTTCTTCCCAAATTTCAGCAAAAAATCTTGATCTGCAAAAACATGGGAAACACAGCTGAAGAGAAGCCGCAAATCCCACTTCTCACACCTTACAAAATGGGGAATTTTCAGCTCTCAAATAG AGTTGTTCTGGCGCCACTGACAAGGCAGCGGTCTTTTAACAACGTGCCTCAGCCGCATGCCGTGTTGTATTACTCTCAGAGAGCAACCAAAGGCGGTTTTATGCTGAGTGAAGCAACCGGAGTTTCTGATACTGCACAAGG ATACCCTGAGACTCCGGGGATCTGGACAAAGGAGCAAGTGGAGGCGTGGAAGCCGATTGTAGACGCTGTTCATGCTAAAGGTGCTGTCTTCTTTTGCCAGATTTGGCATGTTGGCAGGGTTTCAAACACAG GGTTTCAGCCAAACGGGCAAGCTCCGATATCATCCACGGACAAAGAACTAACCCCACAAATCCGGTCTAATGGCATTGATATTGCTCGATTCTCGCCTCCACGTCGCCTCACAACCGATGAAATCCCACAAATTGTCAATGACTTCAGAATTGCTGCAAGGAATGCTATAGAAGCCG GTTTTGATGGAATCGAGGTGCACGGTGCTCACGGCTATCTCATAGACCAGTTCTTGAAAGACGGGGTGAACAACCGGACCGATCAATACGGAGGGTCTCTCGAGAACCGGTGTCGTTTCGCTCGTGAGATCATCGAGGCTGTGACAGCCGAGGTAGGGGCAGACAGGGTCGGCATCCGCCTCTCACCCTTTGCAAACTATATGGAGTCCGGGGACTCGGATCCTACCACTCTCGGCCTTCACCTGGCCGAGACGTTGAGCAGATACGGGATTCTCTTCTGCCACATGGTCGAGCCGAGGATGAAAACCGTGGGCGAGAAATCCGAATGCCCGCACAGCCTTGTCCCGATGAGACGGGTGTTTAAAGGCACCTTCATTGTCGCGGGTGGCTACGACAGGGAAGACGGGAACAAGGCCGTGGAGGAGGATCGCGCTGATCTCGTTGCGTTCGGACGCCATTTCTTGGCTAACCCTGATCTGCCTAAGAGGTTTGAGGTGAATGCTCCTTTGAATAAGTATGATAGGAACACTTTCTATATACCTGATCCTGTTGTAGGCTATACTGATTATCCATTTCTTGATGAAACTGCTTGA